The following coding sequences are from one Treponema parvum window:
- the proC gene encoding pyrroline-5-carboxylate reductase, which translates to MKDIANITIGCIGAGTMGSALLKAMTKIIRPEKIFVSSLNFENAKKFSDETGCTVCKTNAEVASFSDFLFLGVKPSVVFQVLNEIKSSLRNSSVIISMAAGIPLEKLQTAAEGFSVMRIMPNMSALVEQAITALCCSADVSADDIEVVTKLLECAGKVENVSESLMDCVTGVSGSSPAFVFMFIEALADAAVRYGMPRQQAYVYAAQTVKGAASMVLEDGRCPAALKDAVCSPAGTTIEGVACLEKNGFRSAVIEAVSVVCDKAKNLSKK; encoded by the coding sequence ATGAAAGATATTGCAAACATTACGATAGGCTGTATAGGAGCCGGAACAATGGGAAGCGCGCTTTTAAAAGCTATGACAAAAATCATAAGACCTGAAAAAATATTTGTTTCTTCCCTTAATTTTGAAAACGCAAAAAAGTTTTCCGATGAAACAGGATGCACGGTCTGTAAAACCAATGCGGAAGTCGCTTCTTTTTCGGATTTTTTATTTTTGGGAGTAAAACCGTCCGTAGTCTTTCAGGTTTTAAACGAAATAAAGTCTTCTTTAAGAAATTCTTCGGTCATAATATCAATGGCGGCGGGAATTCCTCTTGAAAAACTCCAGACGGCGGCGGAAGGTTTTTCCGTCATGCGTATAATGCCTAACATGAGCGCGCTCGTGGAACAGGCGATAACGGCTCTGTGTTGTTCCGCCGACGTATCTGCAGACGACATTGAAGTTGTAACAAAACTGCTTGAATGCGCGGGCAAGGTAGAAAATGTCAGCGAAAGTCTGATGGACTGCGTTACTGGCGTAAGCGGTTCAAGCCCGGCGTTCGTGTTTATGTTTATCGAAGCGCTCGCGGATGCGGCCGTGCGTTACGGAATGCCGCGTCAGCAAGCCTATGTCTATGCGGCGCAGACGGTAAAGGGCGCGGCTTCAATGGTATTGGAAGACGGAAGATGCCCGGCTGCATTAAAGGATGCCGTTTGTTCTCCCGCAGGCACAACTATAGAAGGGGTCGCTTGTCTTGAAAAAAACGGGTTCCGAAGCGCTGTGATTGAAGCCGTCAGTGTCGTCTGCGATAAGGCAAAAAACCTGAGTAAAAAGTAG
- the proB gene encoding glutamate 5-kinase: protein MSDSGNGKILAEVVSRSRKIIIKIGSNTLAKEDGTANFEFMQSFSAQCKNLINRGKQIVLVSSGAQVSGISTISGWAHKRDVHYRQALCAIGQVELMNNWRKAFGEQSLHIGQLLLTKDDFADDHRTLNIRNTLFTLVDEGVIPIINENDSVSFDEIRIGDNDNLSALTAILWSADLLILFSDIDGIYTDNPKTNKDAKLIETVSDIEDLRKNIKIGSANDFGSGGIETKLQAAEKTTSYGIPMILANGKQNDSLEHIADGRGKGTLFLADEKCLIRAVGRG, encoded by the coding sequence ATGAGCGATTCGGGAAACGGAAAGATACTTGCCGAAGTTGTATCGCGGTCAAGAAAGATCATCATAAAGATCGGCAGCAATACGCTTGCAAAAGAAGACGGCACTGCAAATTTTGAATTTATGCAGAGCTTTTCCGCACAATGTAAGAATTTGATAAACAGGGGAAAACAGATAGTGTTGGTTTCTTCCGGGGCGCAGGTAAGCGGTATTTCAACTATATCCGGCTGGGCTCATAAAAGGGACGTACATTATCGGCAAGCTTTGTGCGCCATAGGGCAGGTCGAGCTTATGAATAACTGGAGAAAAGCCTTCGGCGAACAGAGTTTGCACATAGGTCAGCTTCTTTTAACAAAGGACGATTTTGCCGACGATCACCGCACTTTAAATATCCGAAATACGTTGTTCACGCTTGTAGACGAAGGCGTTATTCCCATTATAAATGAAAACGATTCGGTTTCTTTTGACGAAATCCGTATAGGCGATAACGATAATTTGAGCGCTTTGACGGCAATTTTGTGGAGTGCGGATTTGCTCATATTGTTCAGCGATATCGACGGAATATACACCGATAATCCTAAGACGAACAAGGATGCAAAACTTATAGAAACCGTGAGCGACATAGAAGATCTTAGGAAAAATATAAAAATCGGAAGCGCGAACGATTTCGGTTCCGGAGGAATAGAAACCAAGCTCCAAGCCGCCGAAAAGACGACATCATACGGGATTCCGATGATCCTAGCTAACGGAAAACAAAACGACAGCCTTGAGCATATTGCCGACGGACGCGGAAAAGGAACATTATTTTTGGCGGATGAAAAATGTCTTATCCGCGCGGTCGGAAGAGGATAG